In Procambarus clarkii isolate CNS0578487 chromosome 5, FALCON_Pclarkii_2.0, whole genome shotgun sequence, the following are encoded in one genomic region:
- the LOC123764027 gene encoding zinc finger protein 345, with protein METDQCPECGKSFTRPYMKIHMRVHSGEKPHECPWCGKRFSHSGSMKHHMLLHSGDKPHNCPVCGKKFIQLGNMKSHMLIHSDDKPHQCSVCGKRFSRLGDMKTHMLVHSDDIPHECPVCGKRFRYLGSMRKHSLVHTDKRPFECADCGKTFKNRSYIIQHMVVHSDDKPHECPECGKRFRNLGLMKTHMLVHTDDKPHECPQCGKRFSQLGTMNLHMLVHTDVKPHECPECGKRFGQLGNMKRHMLVHTDVKLHECPVCLKRFRHIQSMKCHVLIHNEDKRHECPECGKRFVQRGSMKRHRLVHSDEKPFECSECGKTFKHRRSIIQHMVVHLDDKPHECPL; from the coding sequence ATGGAAactgaccagtgtccagagtgtgggaagagcttTACTCGCCCCTATATGAAGATTCACATGAGGGTACATTCTGGTGAAaagcctcatgagtgtccatggtgtgggaaaagattcagtcactcTGGAAGTATGAAGCATCACATGTTATTGCATTCGGGTGATAAGCCTCATAATTGTCCtgtgtgtgggaagaaattcattcagcttggaaatatgaagagtcACATGTTAATCCATTCGGATGATAAGCCTCACCAGTGTTCagtgtgtgggaaaagattcagtcgacttggagatatgaagactcacatgttagtgcattcagatgatattcctcatgagtgtccagtgtgtgggaaAAGGTTCCGTTATCTTGGAAGTATGAGGAAGCACAGCTTAGTGCATACAGATAAAAGGCCTTTTGAGTGTGCCGACTGTGGCAAAACTTTTAAGAATCGTAGTTATATAATACAGCACATGgtagtgcattcggatgataaacctcatgaatgtccagagtgtggcaaGAGATTCCGTAATCTTGGacttatgaagactcacatgttagtacatactgatgataaacctcatgaatgtccacagtgtgggaagagattcagtcagcttggaacTATGAATcttcacatgttagtacatactGATgtgaaacctcatgagtgtcccgaGTGCGGGAAGAGATTCGGtcagcttggaaatatgaagcgtcacatgttagtacatactGATGtgaaacttcatgagtgtccagtgtGTTTGAAAAGATTCCGTCATATTCAAAGTATGAAGTGTCACGTGTTAATACATAATGAAGATAAACGTCATGAGtgcccagagtgtgggaagagatttgtgcagcgtggaagtatgaagaggcaCAGATTAGTGCATTCTGATGAAAAACCTTTTGAGTGTTCAGAGTGCGGCAAAACGTTTAAGCACCGTAGAAGTATAATACAACACATGGTAGTGCATTtggatgataaacctcatgaatgtccactgTGA